In Desulfovibrio sp. X2, a single window of DNA contains:
- a CDS encoding NAD(P)/FAD-dependent oxidoreductase yields the protein MTERFDIVVLGAGPGGGAAAAACIRAGLSVALVEDYGFGGTCPLRGCNPKKALLAAPEALHLAEGLLGSGVAALPELSWQGMARLRASFVDGRAESIREAYAELGIETVSGRGRFIDRERIEVALHEGGTRTLGFGHAVVAVGQRPRPLSEPGAGLLSSSDDFLALRSLPRRLVFVGGGYISFEFAHAARRAGAEVAIVHRSARPLKGFDPDMVQVLLTATAEAGIDVRLDAPLHSVRREKDGLVVRAGRDGATELACDMAVHGAGRVADLDGLGLDAAGVAFSEQGIRVASTMRSVSNPHIYAVGDCCRAPYPLTPTADMQGRVAAANIAAGEEKEVDYRGVPRVCFSLPPICAVGENEEELVQRGVPFEKKEHGLADSFSWKRLGQRHAASKLLVEPGGGAVLGAHMVGHGAEELANLFALAVRQRIPARELARLPLAYPTLGYYLRYMVG from the coding sequence ATGACCGAGCGTTTCGACATCGTGGTGCTGGGCGCGGGCCCCGGGGGAGGGGCCGCTGCCGCTGCCTGCATCCGGGCCGGGCTGTCCGTGGCCCTGGTGGAAGACTACGGCTTCGGCGGCACCTGCCCGCTCAGGGGCTGCAATCCCAAGAAGGCGCTGCTCGCCGCGCCCGAGGCCCTGCACCTGGCCGAGGGGCTGCTGGGGAGCGGCGTGGCCGCCCTGCCCGAGCTCTCTTGGCAGGGGATGGCCAGGCTCCGCGCCTCCTTCGTCGACGGCCGCGCCGAGTCCATCCGCGAGGCCTACGCCGAGCTCGGCATCGAGACCGTTTCCGGCCGGGGCCGCTTCATCGACCGCGAGCGCATCGAGGTCGCGCTGCACGAGGGGGGAACGCGCACGCTCGGCTTCGGCCACGCGGTGGTGGCCGTGGGCCAGCGGCCGCGGCCGCTGTCGGAGCCGGGCGCCGGGCTTCTCTCCTCCTCGGACGATTTCCTGGCGCTTCGGAGCCTGCCGCGCCGCCTGGTCTTCGTGGGCGGCGGCTATATCTCCTTCGAGTTCGCCCACGCCGCGCGCCGGGCCGGGGCAGAGGTGGCCATCGTGCACCGCAGCGCGCGTCCGCTGAAGGGCTTCGACCCGGACATGGTCCAGGTGCTGCTCACGGCCACGGCCGAGGCGGGCATCGACGTGCGGCTCGATGCGCCGCTCCACTCCGTTCGGCGGGAGAAGGACGGGCTCGTCGTGCGCGCGGGCAGGGACGGGGCGACCGAGCTCGCCTGCGACATGGCCGTGCACGGCGCGGGCCGCGTGGCAGATCTCGACGGGCTCGGCCTGGACGCCGCGGGGGTGGCCTTCTCGGAACAGGGCATCCGCGTGGCCTCGACCATGCGCTCGGTCTCGAACCCGCACATCTACGCGGTGGGCGACTGCTGCCGCGCCCCCTATCCCCTGACGCCCACGGCGGACATGCAGGGCCGCGTCGCGGCCGCCAACATCGCCGCGGGCGAGGAGAAGGAGGTGGACTACCGGGGGGTGCCGCGCGTCTGCTTCAGCCTGCCGCCCATCTGCGCCGTGGGCGAGAACGAAGAGGAGCTCGTGCAGCGCGGCGTGCCCTTCGAGAAGAAGGAGCACGGCCTTGCGGACAGCTTTTCCTGGAAGCGCCTGGGCCAGCGCCACGCGGCGTCCAAGCTCCTGGTGGAGCCGGGCGGCGGCGCGGTGCTCGGCGCGCATATGGTCGGACACGGGGCCGAGGAGCTGGCCAACCTTTTCGCCCTGGCCGTGCGGCAGCGCATCCCCGCGCGGGAGCTGGCGCGCCTCCCCCTGGCCTATCCCACCCTGGGCTACTACCTGCGCTACATGGTCGGCTAA
- a CDS encoding PEP-CTERM sorting domain-containing protein → MATFKKMLAAVLLSLGIFIAGAGQASAVTILPDPTIYAHQYDQFYSYSAKLLTAMGFSGFDVPTGTGGLDVLVYTGASGQDNDPVGGGYVLQDPLHAPAGGVTTFSGVWGAGNASVKGPVTVDTLVDYLHTFGPDINIPVFNFDMNQTGAGPDLDVVGNVSVVDPNTNSVIASWAFDNLNDGIFEPTEWVLSPGTITEGPYTVDNNKGSGKLDFVVYAPTMDLSQYTGKGYIFETDFRMQRLNDGFEELFLTGAFAPDAPTPTPEPASLILAGSGLLGLVAARRRKRS, encoded by the coding sequence ATGGCTACCTTCAAAAAGATGCTCGCAGCAGTCCTTTTGTCTCTGGGGATCTTCATAGCAGGCGCCGGACAGGCGTCCGCGGTCACCATCCTGCCGGACCCGACGATCTACGCGCACCAGTACGACCAGTTCTACTCGTACTCGGCCAAGCTGCTCACGGCCATGGGCTTCTCGGGCTTCGACGTGCCCACCGGCACGGGCGGCCTGGACGTGCTCGTCTACACCGGCGCCTCGGGCCAGGACAACGACCCCGTGGGCGGCGGCTACGTGCTCCAGGACCCGCTGCACGCACCCGCGGGCGGCGTGACCACCTTCTCGGGCGTCTGGGGCGCGGGCAACGCCTCGGTCAAGGGCCCGGTCACCGTGGACACCCTCGTGGACTACCTGCACACCTTCGGCCCCGACATCAACATCCCGGTCTTCAACTTCGACATGAACCAGACCGGCGCCGGGCCAGACCTCGACGTGGTGGGCAACGTCTCCGTCGTCGACCCGAACACCAACTCGGTCATCGCCTCCTGGGCCTTCGACAACCTGAACGACGGCATCTTCGAGCCCACCGAGTGGGTGCTCTCCCCCGGCACCATCACCGAGGGCCCCTACACCGTGGACAACAACAAGGGCTCCGGCAAGCTGGACTTCGTGGTCTACGCCCCGACCATGGACCTCAGCCAGTACACCGGCAAGGGCTACATCTTCGAAACCGACTTCCGGATGCAGCGTCTGAACGACGGCTTCGAGGAGCTGTTCCTGACCGGCGCCTTCGCACCGGACGCGCCCACCCCGACCCCGGAGCCCGCCTCCCTGATCCTCGCCGGTTCCGGCCTGCTCGGCCTGGTCGCCGCGCGGCGCAGGAAGAGGTCTTAA